GTGGAAGTGCGTGGTCCGGGCGCTCGTGGAGGGCATCACGCTCGACGCGGCGTCGGGGAGCGAAGAGATCAGCATACGGAAGCTCCCAGAACCTGGCATTGCCGGCGCTGGGAGCTCTTTCCAGGCGGTGGCGGGGGACGAGTCCGGCCCAGCGACCGAAGAGGGTGACCCATGACGATTCCCGATGAGCTCCGCCGCGCCGCCGAGTTCCACACGCACCTGGGGCCCTTCCTCGTGGTCGGCCTCCGCATGGGCCGCGTGGTGACGCGAGAGCTCGGGTGCGAGCCCTTCACCATCAGGATCACGGCCAACACGGGGCCCGTCCCGCCGCACTCCTGCTGCGTCGACGGCCTCCAGCTCTCGACGCCGTGCACCGTCGGAAACGGCGGGCTCGCCGTCGCCGACGCGCGCGACATGAGCATCGAGGCCGTGAAGGACGGCGCGGTGCTCACCATCCGGCTGCGCGAAGACGTCTGGCGCCGCATCGAGAACGAGTGCACCGAGGAGAACCAGGAGACGTTCGCCTGCGGCATCTGGGAGATGCCCGAGCCGGACCTCCTCGTCGTGACCCGCGGCGCCTGAGTCCGCCGGCCCGGCTGCGCGTGTTCCGACGGCGACGGGCCGACGCGGCCGCCGTGAAGTCAGCCTTTCGCGACCAATCTTCAAAAAGACCTGTTCCCCGCACAGCCGACGGCCTATCATCGTGAGGCGACGGCGCGGATGCCCGCGCCGCCCCGGTCCGCCTGAACGCCTCACCCTGCTCTCGGGACCGGGACGCGAGCCGCGCGTGAGGGCCGCCCATGATCGGCGAGACCGTCTCCCACTACCGGATCATCGGAGAGCTCGGCTCCGGCGGCATGGGCGTCGTCTACAAGGCCGAGGACACGAAGCTCGGTCGCACGGTCGCCCTCAAGTTCCTCACCAGAGCGCTCACGAGCGACGCCGACGCGAAGGAGCGGTTCCTCCGCGAGGCGCGCGCCGTCTGCGGCATTGACCACCCGAACATCTGCACGATCCACGAGGTCGACGAAACCGACTCCGGCGCCACGTTCATCTGCATGGCGTGCTACGAGGGCCGCTCGCTCAAGGAGCGGCTGAAGGCGGGCCCCCTGCAGATCGCCGAGGCCATCGAGGTCGCAGTCGGCATCGCGCGCGGGCTCCGGGCCGCGCACGCCGCCGGCATCGTGCACAGGGACATCAAGCCGGGCAACGTCATGCTGACGGAGCCCAGCACGCCGCGCATCATCGACTTCGGTCTCGCCAAGCTCTCCGGTCGGACGAGCATCACGGCTGCCGGAAGCGCGCTCGGGACGATCGCCTACATGTCCCCCGAGCAGGCGCGCGGCGGCGAGGTGGACGCCCGCACCGACATCTGGTCGCTCGGGGTCGTGCTCTACGAGATGGTGGCCGGCCGGCCGCCGTTCGAGGGCGACCACGACCAGGCCGTCATCCACTCCATTCTGAACGCGGTCCCGCCTCCGCTCTCGCGCGAGCGGCCCGGCGTGCCGCCCGAGCTGGACGCCATCGTCAGGAAGGCGCTCGCCAAGGACCCGGCTGCCCGGTATCAGAACGCGGCCACGCTCGTCGACGACCTCCGCGCGCTCACGCGCGTTCTCGACTCGGCCGCGGACGCGACGGCGCGTACCTGGGGGTTCGCGGACCCGAGGAGGCGCGCGGCGCTTCGCGCCACCGCGGTCGTCGCGCTCTGCGTCGCCGCCGGAGCCGTCGCGTGGGGTGCCCTGCGCGGCAGGGACGGCGGCCCGATGCCTACGGGAAGACCGCTCCGAGTGACGGCCGCCTCGGGATGGGAGGACCAGCCCGCGGTCTCGCCGGACGGCGCGAGAATCGCGTACGTCTCCGACGAATCGGGGAACTACGACATCCACGTGACCGACGTCCGCGGCGGGAGCACGCTCCGTCTCACCGACGATCCGGCGATAGACGACTCGCCGGCGTGGCTTCCGGACGGCACCGCGATCGTGTTCGTCTCGGATCGCAACGGGCGAAGCGACGTCTGGAAGGTGAGCCAGTTCGGCGGAGGCGCCACGCTCCTCGTCGAGGACGCGGAGTTCCCAGCGATCTCGCCCGACGGCGCACGCATCGCGTTCGCGCGCGTCGGAGCGTCGGGCTGGAGGCGCATCCACGTCGCGCCGCTGTCGTCTCCCTCGTCCGCCGAGGCGCGGACCGGCGACAGCGACGGCGTGTGGGACCACTACGCGCCCGCGTGGTCGCCGGACGGCCGGACGATCTGCTACGCGACGCGCCACAATCTCTGGACGGTCCCCGCGGACGGCGGCGCGCCGCGTCCGCTCACCGACGTCGGCGCCGGCGACGCGAGCCCGGCCTGGTCGTCCGACGGCAGGCATGTGTACTTCTCGTCGAACCGCGGCGGGACCACGGCCCTCTGGCGCGTGCCTCGACGGGGCGGCAGGCCGGAGCGGCTCACGGCCGGCTCGGGGTTCGAGGGGGAGCCCAGCGTCTCCAGGGACGGCTCCAAGCTCGCCTACTCCTCCGCGACCACGGAGACGGACATCATCGTCGCCGACCGAAAGACCGGTGTCGCGAGCGAACTGCCCGTGCTCAAGGGGACGTGCATGGGCGCCTTCGTGCCGGGAACCGAGGACGTTGTGTTCGTCTCGACGCAGTGGGGCGCGCGCGCCGAGCTCGGCGCGCTCTCGCTGCGCGGCGCAACGCCGACAGGGACGCCGCGGCGCCTGACAGACCAGCCGGGTGAGGCCTCGCAGCCTTCGGTATCGCGCGACGGCAGGTGGATCGCCTACTACCGGATCGTCGGCGGGGAGCGGGATCTGTGGGCCCTGCCTGCTGGCGGCGGGGCGGCCGTCCGTCTGACCGACGACCCCGCGTCTGACATCCACCCCGCGTGGTCGCCCGACGGGAAAGCGCTGGCCTTCGCGTCCGACCGCGAGGGAACGTGGGACATCTGGGTGCTCCCCATGTCGAACGGGCGGCCCGGCGGCGAGCCGAGGCGCCTGACGCGCGGCGAGGTGTCCGCCTACGCGCCGGCCTGGGCGCCCGACGGGACCGAGATCGTGTTCATCGGCGCGGACACCAGCGAACGGGATGTCTGGAGCGTGACCGCGGACGGAAGCGGTCCCGCGCGGCGAGTGACGGCGGGGATCGGCGCGGTTCGCGTTCGCTGGGACCCGACGGCGACGAGGCTTCTCGTGAGCGCGCTGAACGGGACCGACCGCGTGACGCTCTGGTCGCTGCCGCCGACGGGTGGACGGCCAGCCGCCGTCGAGCCCGTCGTCGACTTCGGCCCCATGAGCGCGGAGGCGGTGTTCGATGTCTCGCAGGACGGCGAGCGCGTCCTGTTCCAGAGACAGACCCTGAGAGGCGACGTCTGGGTGCTCGAGGCGAAGAAGGGGACGTACTGACGGGTTTCCGGCGCTGCCGCGCGTCACGCGGCGCGGCCGGACCGGAAAGGAGAAGGACCATGCCGCACCTCACCGTGGGAGAGGTCAGGACCCACCTCGCTCAGTGCAGGGCGAACGCGCAGGCTCTCCTCACCAAGGTGCAGGCGCTGCCGCCCGGGAGCCGCGTGACCGGAATCGTCAGCGGCCCGGTGCCGCTGCCGATGGCCATCTGCAAGACCGTCACGGCCCCGTACCTCGTCGCGGCTGACTACGCCGAGGGCCTCGCGGGCATCATCCAGTGGCTCGACGATCTGACGGCGACCCTTCAGGCGCCGGACAGCGGGCCTTTCGCGCAGGAGAAGCTCGCCTAGCGCCTGCGCGGCGAACGTGCGAGCCGGCGATGGCCTCATCGGAAGCCGTTGAGGCGCTGCGCGTCGTCCTGACGGCGCGGTGCAACCTCCGGTGCGCGTACTGCTACCAGACCGCGCGCCGGCCCGGCCGCATGTCCTGGCGGACGCTGCGGACGGTCGTTGACGTCCTCTGCTCGTCGTCGGCAGCCGAGGTGGAGCTGGCCTTCCTCGGCGGCGAGCCTCTTCTGGAGTTCGAGCTGCTCCGACGCGCAGTGCTCCGCGCCAAAGAGCGCTTCGGGGAGGGGCGGCGCGTTCGCGCGTCGGTCCAGACCAACGGCACGCTCATCACCGAGCGGATCGCGGAGTTCCTCGCGGCCGAGGACGTGGAGACGCAGTTGAGCTTCGACGGCGTCCGACGCGCGCAGCGGGGGCGACAACCGGGCACCTTCGACGTCCTGGACCGCCTGCTCGACCGCCTGCGAAAGCGCCGGCCGGACTTCCTCCGGGACCGCGTCGCGGTCTCGCTCACGCTCACCCCGACCAACGTGAGGGACCTGGCGGCGTCGCTCGCGTACTTCGCCGACAAGGACGCCCGCCGCGTCGTCGTGACCCCGCTCATCACGCCCGCGCCCGAGTGGCGCCTCCGGGACATCGAGGAGCTGGACCGGCAGTTCGCCCTCATCGCTGAGGACGCGAGGCGCCGGCGGCAGCCGGGCCGCGGCTCGCCGCTCGCGCTCGCGGCAGGGCCCCGCCGCGGGGCCGCGGACCGCATGATGTGCGACATCCGCACCGACGGCCTGGCGGTGGACGTGGACGGCGCCGTGGTCGCGTGCGGCGCGTTCGCAGCGTCGTGCCAACGTCCCGCCACACCGCTCATGAAGGCGGCGGTCGCGGCGGCGAGGATCGGGCGCCTCGGCGACGGGGACCTCGGGCGGCGACGACTCGAGGCGGCGCGCGCGCTCGAGGGGTTGGGCGCGT
The Candidatus Effluviviaceae Genus I sp. DNA segment above includes these coding regions:
- a CDS encoding PD40 domain-containing protein, whose translation is MIGETVSHYRIIGELGSGGMGVVYKAEDTKLGRTVALKFLTRALTSDADAKERFLREARAVCGIDHPNICTIHEVDETDSGATFICMACYEGRSLKERLKAGPLQIAEAIEVAVGIARGLRAAHAAGIVHRDIKPGNVMLTEPSTPRIIDFGLAKLSGRTSITAAGSALGTIAYMSPEQARGGEVDARTDIWSLGVVLYEMVAGRPPFEGDHDQAVIHSILNAVPPPLSRERPGVPPELDAIVRKALAKDPAARYQNAATLVDDLRALTRVLDSAADATARTWGFADPRRRAALRATAVVALCVAAGAVAWGALRGRDGGPMPTGRPLRVTAASGWEDQPAVSPDGARIAYVSDESGNYDIHVTDVRGGSTLRLTDDPAIDDSPAWLPDGTAIVFVSDRNGRSDVWKVSQFGGGATLLVEDAEFPAISPDGARIAFARVGASGWRRIHVAPLSSPSSAEARTGDSDGVWDHYAPAWSPDGRTICYATRHNLWTVPADGGAPRPLTDVGAGDASPAWSSDGRHVYFSSNRGGTTALWRVPRRGGRPERLTAGSGFEGEPSVSRDGSKLAYSSATTETDIIVADRKTGVASELPVLKGTCMGAFVPGTEDVVFVSTQWGARAELGALSLRGATPTGTPRRLTDQPGEASQPSVSRDGRWIAYYRIVGGERDLWALPAGGGAAVRLTDDPASDIHPAWSPDGKALAFASDREGTWDIWVLPMSNGRPGGEPRRLTRGEVSAYAPAWAPDGTEIVFIGADTSERDVWSVTADGSGPARRVTAGIGAVRVRWDPTATRLLVSALNGTDRVTLWSLPPTGGRPAAVEPVVDFGPMSAEAVFDVSQDGERVLFQRQTLRGDVWVLEAKKGTY
- a CDS encoding formylmethanofuran dehydrogenase subunit E family protein, translated to MTIPDELRRAAEFHTHLGPFLVVGLRMGRVVTRELGCEPFTIRITANTGPVPPHSCCVDGLQLSTPCTVGNGGLAVADARDMSIEAVKDGAVLTIRLREDVWRRIENECTEENQETFACGIWEMPEPDLLVVTRGA
- a CDS encoding radical SAM protein; this translates as MASSEAVEALRVVLTARCNLRCAYCYQTARRPGRMSWRTLRTVVDVLCSSSAAEVELAFLGGEPLLEFELLRRAVLRAKERFGEGRRVRASVQTNGTLITERIAEFLAAEDVETQLSFDGVRRAQRGRQPGTFDVLDRLLDRLRKRRPDFLRDRVAVSLTLTPTNVRDLAASLAYFADKDARRVVVTPLITPAPEWRLRDIEELDRQFALIAEDARRRRQPGRGSPLALAAGPRRGAADRMMCDIRTDGLAVDVDGAVVACGAFAASCQRPATPLMKAAVAAARIGRLGDGDLGRRRLEAARALEGLGAFTRRERKRSGYRACAACPHIERCAVCPAAIAHGGDDPDLVPDLWCAWNQVSLGHPEAFAATTARERIRGARHDPARAGWRHLAATAAVVYNGPTPSEEVQPSRQSAHEERPPER